The genomic region ggaatccaaactataacatataagtaccctgtatcaagattgacaaaacaagtgaaatttgacatttttaaagaggtttagaaaaaaaaactCACCTCACCTTTTGAACCTTTAGACCCAATATAATCGAGTGGAGGTTcttaaatccatctaaacattaccattggtgaatgagagtGATGCACAGCCAGCATGCCCAAACCGAAAGCTACGTTACACTCTATATGAAAACTAGGcttattgccataaatatgatgatgggttatcagtaatcatttcaaagtgacacagagacattggattaatctTCAGCAGCGTTTATATGCGTTGTAattccattgaacacaacttttgatcagaaaacagcaaaggtaagacgtatttgCCGTTTTGACCCCGTAAAGTGAAGTTGTGTGTTTCCTGGCTTTCGCTGCCGTGAGTTTtggtcgcacagtgatgatacttgtaccattggaatctgtggaatctcagctttcccCTTCTCCCTTtcatgaagtataaaatatcgctaccgtgagttatgtgctaagtgcgttagcattcttTTGCTTAGTGCTGATTCAGACGCTTGGTGCTAGACTTGTGTTTCGTTTAGGTAAAAAAATGTCATGtcgtcagttagctgaatttcttcccgttaagtgggtatgacacattaataggttgttaaatgttaagaagctctGAGACCCAGTTTCGTCAATATTGTTAAGCCCGATTGTTAAGAGAGGTTAACACAAAAGGGGTTAACATAAACGTAGGCACCAATCAGCTCCCCTATTTGCTGAGGTGGCTGGGAGGTTGATGGTCCTCCTCTCTGGACCCAGCCTGCATGAGAGACCAGAACCAGGTTGCCAGCATGCTTTTTACTGAGAGCCTAATTACCTGATTCTGATCAGCTGTCTTGTTCCGGCCGAGTCACTCCCATCACTCCAGCAGTCGGCGCTCCAACCACACCCCGCTGCCACAGGTGTCATCCTTCTTTTCATAAAAAAAAGGTAAAGCATACTTTTAGCTTCCCAGTGGTATGTGGCTAGTGCTTTTAATCTTTAGCTCCTCCCTTTGTCAAGCACAGTGTTGCAGATATATTTGTACTCAGTTCCATATAATGTATTGCCTCAACGGTGTCTTAATTGTCAAGATGATGAAAGTCTCAACAGGTATTGATAGTATAACTGTTGCACAGAGGAGAACAACAGGTCCACATGCCTTGAAAAAGCGATACTAGGATGGAGATGTAAACTGCTGGTTTGTCAGAATGCTGCATTTATAACATCAGAAAGAGTAATTTGCTAACTCAGGGAGTCGATATCCATCATTAATCATTGTGTTGATGCTGATctaaattatatgttttacccgAAAGACACATATAATAGAGTGTTACAACAGTATATCTGTTTAGTTTTTAATATAATCTTCCAGTTActgagcatctgcatgtaatacTACAACCACTATAAAATAGAACATGGCAGCTACATTTTTAACTGCAAAAGCTgtgaatttgtcaaatgtgacttttttggtTATTTTGCTAGTGTTTGTGTTGTCTTAGTGTGTAGCACtcggaggtggaagaagtattcagatgttgtattgaagtaaaagtagaagtaccagcgTGTAGGAATACTCCGTTATAAGTAAAAGTTCTGcattcaagtaaaagtacaaaagtattagcctCAAAATATACTTgaggtaccaaaagaaaaagtacttattctgcacattggtccatttcagaataatatatattatatgttttgattataatgattgatgcattaatgtgttatcaaagctggtaaaggtgcagctagttttcattactttgtatgctgcagggtagcttgtgaaattactccaggtgtaactaaattcTTATTTTgactatatttcacatcattaatccaaatctataaagtaatttaaaggggacctatcatgcaaaatgcacttttgtacgtcttttatacatgaatatgtgtccacggtgttccagggaactcaccaagtgtcagaaaacacaaccctctcttttcctccatacccaaatctctataaacggggctgcaacggatcggatacagactgatccagatttgaattattttctacgtaaCAAAAGCAGGTacgccatccagttattttagccgggccggctaaatgATTACAGtatactacggcttccacagatttttgtatggatttgttgtcaaagcacttaagatattcattgctatcgggaatgtaagagcattccatgaatataataaaaagtgtatctcgagccggtttctcaaacttacctaccccacctttattaAGTGTGAAAATTACATCTTGCTGTTTCACTAAATCCTCCTCCTAAGCTTTCCCCTTTTATTATCACAATAATAATGATGAGAGTGACAAGAAATCATTTCAGTTCTCAGTTTTATTTGATTCACATTCATTTGATGTAATTTGCAGCAATGTTCATTAGTCAAAGTCCGTAGGAAGGCTTATACAAACACATTTAGTTTCAACCTAATATTTTCTTGAAGGAAAATAAGTCCAAACCTATACATGAAACTATTTGATAGATCTGTAAACACAACAGTACATCAGTACACTAGAGTAAAACAAAAGTGCTTAAGTTGACAAAATTGATGACAATCAAAAGGTTCCTTGCTTAGTTTTCACACTCCATCCCctcaagtttttttcttatgtgTTGGTTGTCAGTGCAGAAACAACTGACCTGGCCTAGCTGTGCTTAAAGACAATACAAAAAGCACAGACAACAGTTGAAAAAATGCCAGTGGAACATGCCTAACAACATTGCATAGCACCATGAATGGGTACGGAATTAAATCAAATTCATGAGTTTCTGAAGGGAAAAAGGGACAGCTTTCCTTTTTTAATATGCTCTTCTGGTACTGGATGTACTGGACTTTGTGATAGTTTTGGTACTGCCGCCACCGTAGCTGCTTCCGTAGCCGCCACCTGCGCTGCTTCCGTAGCCGCCACCTGCGCTGCTTCCGTAGCCGCCACCTGCGCTGCTTACGAAGCCGCCACCTGCGCTGCTTACGAAGCCGCCTCCATAACCTGAGTTGGCACTGGACACTGTGGAGCAGATGAAAAAAAAGATGTATGTGTTATAGTTTTTTAATCAATATAGCACTGTGGTCTGTTGGTTTAAATACCCCTTATGATCATGATGTATAAAGTATTGAACTTACCACCACCAGAGGACTGCTGCACATGGATGGTTGCAGTTGAGCCTCCGCTGGTAAGTCTAATGTTGGAATAATGCAGAGTTAGTCCTTAATTTAAAGTTAAAGCTAATGGTGAAGCATAAAAGCATTTCTTATAGTTTATCGCACCTGTCCTCTTCTCCTTCAAGCAGTTTCCTGTAGGTGGCGATTTCGATGTCCAGGGCCAGCTTGACGTTCATCAGCTCCTGGTATTCGCGCACCTGGCGGGCCATGTCCTGCTTGGCTCTCTGCAGAGCATCCTCCAGGTCTCTGATGCGGAGCTTGGCATCTTTCACTGCCAGCTCACCACGCTCCTCTGCCTCTGCGATCTGAGCCTCAAGGCCGGACCTCTGTGGAAAATAATGTCACTGATTATTTAGTATCTGCAAGTCCCTTAAATTAATGTAGTGCAAATTAACATGTAAATATGAATGATGAATCAATAAGAAGGTTTGGAAATATACCTGTCCCTTGACAGACTCAATCTCATTCTGAAGACGGGAGATCATGCGGTTCAGCTCAGAAATCTCTGACTTTGTTGTGCGCACGTCGTCACCATGCTGTCCGGCAGAGGTCTGCATCTCCTCATACTGAAAAAATACAAGACGGGTGTGTCAAGAGAGGGATCTAAAGCGATGACGAGGTGTTGAAAGTAATTGTAGCAACAAGATGAACTTAGCCTTGTTTTTCATTCACCTTCTGTTTGTACCAGCCCTCTGCTTCTGCTCTGCTGCGGTTGGCAATGTCCTCATACTGAGCACGCACTTCAGCCACAATGGAGTCCATGTCCAGGTTACGGCTGTTGTCCATCTCCACGATAACGGAGGTGTCCTTGATCTGGCTCTGCAGCTCATGAAGCTCCTACAGAACCAATGGTTGTTGCACAATAATTAGCTattttttaaaaaaattattgaGACTAATAATTACAGTATTGTAAAGAGATATTATAAATACATACAGCCTCATAGACGGCTCTGAGGAAGTTGATCTCATCCTGAAGAGCATCAGCCTTGGCTTCCAGCTCCACCTTGTTCATGTAGGCACCATCAACATCCTAAAACAAGATAATGTAGGAACAGAAAGTGTTATACTTTGCTACTTTGTTGTTAACCCCAGGAGTTCAGAAGAATTAATGTATATTTGATGTATATGCACCTTCTTCAAGAGCACAAACTCGTTTTCTGCAGCTGCACGTTTGTTGATTTCATCTTCATACCTGTTGGATGGCAACATTTTAGTACATCCGTTCCATTTTCACAATCTGCAAAAGTAAGTGACCATGTCATACAAGCACTCACTTATTCTTGAAGTCCTCAACCAGACCCTGCATGTTCCTCAGCTCTCCCTCCAGCTTGATCTTCTCATTGCCCAGTCCGTCGTGCTGTCTGCGCAGGTTGGAAATGTAAGCCTCGAACATGCTATCGATGTTGGAGTGGGATGTGGTCTGGTCCTGCAGGAGGCTCCATTTGGTCTCCAGCATCTTGTTCTGCTGCTCCAGGAACCTGACCTGTGGAGACAAAAAAAGGGGATATTGTCAGATGTTGTTCATAAAGCATTTTCTATAAATGCGTTTCTAAATATGATCTGGTGatgaaacaaataaaaatatcaATTGTAATAAGTGGGATTAGTGGAAAAAGGATGTTTGATTGTGGTATCAGATTCGAAGAGGCTTCACCTTTATTATACATGATTAGGTAGATAGCTGCATATCAGAATTGCCACACCCTTGTCGCAACAATTGTAGAAGACATGTCAAGATTGCATATCTTTACATGAAGCAAATTGAAACCTAAAAGATGTTAAAGCGGTCTGTTGTGTCTTTTAATGCGCATTGAACAGACATCTTGAATGATTCcttcataaaacaaaaaggtataATACATCCTATCCACACATTTCCTGTGTATGTGGCTTTAAGAGTTTCACCTATTGTATATTTCCCTATGAGTCATCCTGCATACTCAGATGAGCTTTGAAGGCCACACAGTCAATAGGGCCATACAAGGTGTGGCAGATAAGGAAGACAAAGCAGTGGAGTATTATGGGATGAGCGCTCTTGAGTCCACTTTTCTTTTGTGTTAAGAGTCTCACTCTTCAAGGAAAATCCTCATAAAGCTTGCATGTAAATATTAACACAGACTTGAGATAGTATCATAAAAGTGAAAGTTGATTCATTGCCCTGCTCTTTGCATTCTTGTTGCCCATAACAACCAGGTAAGAGGTGCGATGTGCAAATAACAGACTTTAGACTATGAACAGCATGGTTCAGATGGATGCATATTTTCTCTACTCCAAGGTAGGTCACTGCAATATAATCCCCACCCATGTTTAGATAGTGGGCAGAGACTTTAGGTGGATTATGAATGTCGTTACCAGTGTGAGATGTGGTCACAATCAGATGCATACTTTGAGAGTTTTACAGCATTTCTAATCCCAGAAGGTGTAACTAATTAACTGATACAATACAGAGAGAAGACAGCTGTCTTACTTTGTCAGCTTTGAATTTGGCAGATTGCCTTTACTATACTTAACAGGATAGTTTTCACTTTCTAGTTTTTTCTTTTCAATGAGATCAAAGAAGCAAACAAATTGCACTTTTCAAAGCTGCTAGAAGTTAATATAGCAAACTGCTCATTGGTAATGGACACTGAAGCCTAGAGTACATTTTACATAAGACAGTCACATGCAGAGAGCAGAGGAACAAACCTTGTCGATGAAGGAGGCGAAGCGGTTGTTGAGGGTCTTGATCTGCTCCTTCTCATGGGTGCGGACGGTCTGGATGTTGGGGTCAATTGAAAGGTTCAGGGGGGTCAGCAGGCTCTGGTTGACTGTGACGGCTGTGATCGGTGCGCAGATGAGGCCTCCTGCTTGGCTGGCACGAAGGCCACCATAACCGACAGCACTTGCTGAACTGAAACCTCCACCATAACCGCCAGCATTAGCTGAACCAAAACCTCCA from Pseudochaenichthys georgianus chromosome 5, fPseGeo1.2, whole genome shotgun sequence harbors:
- the LOC117447381 gene encoding intermediate filament protein ON3-like, coding for MMSSRKSYSVSGSGASMRRSNVPSSYSVQRSSFGSSAGFSAGAAGAGSGYGGGFGSANAGGYGGGFGSANAGGYGGGFSSASAVGYGGLRASQAGGLICAPITAVTVNQSLLTPLNLSIDPNIQTVRTHEKEQIKTLNNRFASFIDKVRFLEQQNKMLETKWSLLQDQTTSHSNIDSMFEAYISNLRRQHDGLGNEKIKLEGELRNMQGLVEDFKNKYEDEINKRAAAENEFVLLKKDVDGAYMNKVELEAKADALQDEINFLRAVYEAELHELQSQIKDTSVIVEMDNSRNLDMDSIVAEVRAQYEDIANRSRAEAEGWYKQKYEEMQTSAGQHGDDVRTTKSEISELNRMISRLQNEIESVKGQRSGLEAQIAEAEERGELAVKDAKLRIRDLEDALQRAKQDMARQVREYQELMNVKLALDIEIATYRKLLEGEEDRLTSGGSTATIHVQQSSGGVSSANSGYGGGFVSSAGGGFVSSAGGGYGSSAGGGYGSSAGGGYGSSYGGGSTKTITKSSTSSTRRAY